One segment of Pseudomonas sp. FP2196 DNA contains the following:
- a CDS encoding YqiA/YcfP family alpha/beta fold hydrolase has translation MSGSILYIHGFNSAPASKKACQLVAVMERLGLSDQLRVPALHHHPREAIGQLEQAIAELGGPLLVGSSLGGYYATHLAERHGLKALLVNPAVSPHRMFDGYLGTQKNLYTDETWELTHDHVAALAELEVPAPQDAQRFQVWLQTGDETLDYRLAQQYYRACALRIQAGGDHSFQGFAGQLPALLSFAGVGADLYQAIDFTAL, from the coding sequence ATGTCTGGTTCGATCCTCTATATCCACGGTTTCAACAGCGCCCCGGCCTCGAAAAAGGCTTGTCAGCTGGTCGCGGTGATGGAGCGGCTGGGCTTGAGCGATCAACTGCGTGTTCCCGCCCTGCATCACCATCCGCGCGAAGCCATCGGTCAGTTGGAGCAAGCGATTGCCGAACTGGGCGGGCCGCTGCTGGTGGGAAGCTCACTCGGCGGCTACTATGCGACTCACTTGGCCGAGCGCCATGGCCTCAAAGCCCTGCTGGTCAACCCGGCGGTCAGCCCGCACCGGATGTTCGACGGATACCTGGGCACGCAGAAAAACCTGTATACCGATGAAACCTGGGAATTGACCCACGACCACGTTGCGGCCCTGGCCGAACTGGAAGTGCCGGCGCCCCAGGATGCGCAGCGTTTTCAGGTCTGGTTGCAGACCGGCGATGAAACATTGGATTATCGCCTCGCCCAGCAGTATTACCGTGCTTGTGCCTTGCGCATCCAGGCCGGCGGCGACCACAGTTTCCAGGGTTTCGCCGGGCAATTGCCGGCGTTGCTGAGTTTTGCCGGCGTTGGCGCCGATTTGTATCAGGCAATCGATTTCACCGCACTGTGA
- a CDS encoding DUF1249 domain-containing protein, translating into MVVNKLRDRYRVDLAGLQAACEANYARLMRLLPDMRNEPEARRIAVTQGEQMLGVLALEVLQTCPYTTTLQVRQEHSLPWLPVPQLEVQVYHDARMAEVISAEHARRFRGIYPYPNAAMHQPDEKAQLNLFLGEWLSHCLALGHEYEVVR; encoded by the coding sequence ATGGTCGTAAACAAGCTGCGCGATCGTTATCGAGTCGACCTCGCGGGGCTGCAAGCCGCCTGCGAGGCCAACTACGCGCGCCTGATGCGACTGTTGCCGGACATGCGCAACGAACCCGAGGCGCGGCGCATCGCCGTGACCCAGGGCGAGCAGATGCTCGGCGTGCTGGCCCTCGAAGTGCTGCAGACCTGTCCTTACACCACGACGTTGCAGGTGCGTCAGGAACATAGCCTGCCATGGCTGCCGGTGCCGCAACTGGAGGTGCAGGTCTATCACGACGCACGCATGGCCGAGGTGATCAGCGCCGAACATGCACGACGCTTTCGCGGCATCTATCCTTACCCGAACGCCGCGATGCATCAGCCCGATGAAAAGGCTCAGCTCAATCTGTTCCTGGGGGAATGGCTGAGTCATTGTCTGGCGCTGGGGCACGAGTACGAAGTCGTACGCTAG
- a CDS encoding AhpA/YtjB family protein, with translation MNRPTPVKTDNFFLLIFRALRHRRVPIALRIASHNVILVALALVIYACVMGLQFKQAMHEQADALGESLTTQTATSATELLVSNDILSLNVLLNNLTKNKLVAHAAIYSVDNRILAESGQRPKHSLLGEAEGMYESKITFQDVTAGQLRISLDMDQFQQPMTISLQSMGILSAILLALSLALSLRMGRYLSTPLLQLRVWLRRIDEHTPGIERQDEIGDLARQLHANYAPEPAPEPEPEFEDEEDEPEFEVRNLRDPSFDETRPMAAQKPAPRHLVSTVEDDDDDDAFADLRDESLNGAAQPQVRKATPSVPQLTAVLAVQLGSQEQLRRLPRARLEELQERYRDCLDQAASLYQGEIETLNDGSTLMLFHTEDSGDDYLTNAICCGELLRALGHQLQIEVADSGITLQLQLGLTLGDELFGLSQIDLLLTDSAQDALALSQHSRNLLLVERKISDDTLIRQRARIRPIASPEGACCVERLMEPYPSMLERQLARMHERRA, from the coding sequence GTGAACCGGCCCACGCCAGTTAAAACCGATAACTTCTTCCTGCTGATCTTCCGTGCACTGCGCCACCGCCGTGTACCGATTGCATTGCGCATTGCCAGCCATAACGTGATCCTCGTCGCTCTGGCGCTGGTGATCTATGCCTGCGTGATGGGCTTGCAGTTCAAGCAGGCCATGCACGAGCAGGCCGACGCGCTGGGCGAAAGCCTGACCACGCAGACTGCCACGTCCGCCACGGAGCTGTTGGTGTCCAACGACATCCTCAGCCTCAACGTGCTGCTCAATAACCTGACCAAGAACAAACTGGTGGCCCACGCGGCTATCTATAGCGTGGACAACCGCATCCTCGCCGAATCCGGTCAGCGCCCCAAGCACAGCCTGTTGGGTGAAGCCGAGGGCATGTACGAGAGCAAGATCACGTTCCAGGACGTGACCGCCGGGCAACTGCGCATCAGTCTGGACATGGATCAATTCCAGCAGCCGATGACCATCAGCCTGCAAAGCATGGGCATTTTGAGCGCGATTCTGTTGGCGCTGTCGCTCGCCTTGAGCCTGCGAATGGGCCGTTACCTGTCGACGCCGCTGCTGCAATTGCGTGTATGGCTGCGCCGGATTGACGAGCACACGCCGGGCATTGAACGTCAGGATGAAATCGGCGATCTGGCTCGTCAGCTGCACGCCAACTACGCTCCTGAACCTGCGCCTGAACCGGAGCCGGAATTCGAAGACGAGGAAGACGAACCCGAGTTCGAAGTGCGCAACCTGCGTGATCCGAGCTTTGACGAAACCCGTCCGATGGCCGCGCAGAAGCCTGCACCACGCCACTTGGTCAGCACCGTCGAAGACGATGATGACGATGACGCGTTCGCCGATCTGCGCGACGAATCCTTGAACGGCGCCGCACAACCGCAGGTTCGCAAAGCCACCCCGAGCGTGCCGCAACTCACCGCGGTGCTGGCGGTTCAACTGGGTTCTCAGGAGCAACTGCGTCGTCTGCCACGTGCGCGTCTGGAAGAATTGCAGGAGCGCTATCGCGACTGCCTCGATCAGGCCGCCTCGCTGTATCAGGGCGAAATCGAAACCCTGAACGACGGCAGCACGCTGATGCTGTTCCACACCGAAGACAGTGGCGACGACTACCTGACCAACGCGATTTGCTGCGGCGAGTTGTTGCGGGCGCTGGGCCATCAGTTGCAGATCGAAGTCGCAGACAGCGGCATCACCCTGCAATTGCAGCTGGGCCTGACCCTGGGCGACGAGTTGTTCGGTCTGAGCCAGATTGACTTGCTGCTGACCGATTCGGCCCAGGATGCATTGGCCTTGTCGCAGCACAGCCGCAATCTGCTGCTGGTGGAGCGCAAGATCAGTGACGACACGCTGATCCGTCAGCGCGCGCGTATCCGGCCGATCGCTAGCCCTGAGGGGGCTTGCTGCGTGGAGCGGTTGATGGAGCCTTACCCATCGATGCTGGAGCGGCAACTGGCGCGGATGCATGAGCGTCGGGCGTAA
- a CDS encoding membrane integrity-associated transporter subunit PqiC: MTALRPLIFLLAGVLGLAGCSVHQPVSLYQLDSGSPVQPAQSAGMAVLLGPVVLADYLQRETLLQRQPDGSLQAATDGRWAGSLSSDIDQLLMRQVAGHLDSQRVVLAPATSGFTPDVQVLLTITRLDSGVKQPAILDAQWRLIDRRGKVRDNRIIHLQEQHAGSTASQVQAQGILLQRLSEQLSVALKPLANQPPVAEAPRKAAPKPAAPAAEAEKQPKIPMASPIRTDMEVFRF; the protein is encoded by the coding sequence ATGACTGCTCTGCGCCCCCTTATTTTCCTGCTCGCCGGCGTTTTGGGCCTGGCGGGTTGCAGCGTTCACCAGCCGGTGTCGCTGTATCAACTGGACAGCGGAAGTCCGGTTCAGCCTGCGCAAAGCGCCGGCATGGCGGTTTTGTTGGGCCCGGTTGTGTTGGCCGATTACCTGCAACGTGAAACTCTGCTGCAACGTCAACCGGATGGCAGCCTGCAGGCGGCGACCGATGGTCGTTGGGCTGGCAGCCTTTCGTCGGATATCGATCAATTGCTGATGCGTCAGGTTGCCGGCCATCTCGACAGCCAACGCGTGGTGCTGGCACCGGCCACTTCGGGGTTCACCCCGGATGTGCAGGTGTTGCTGACCATTACGCGTCTGGACTCTGGTGTGAAGCAGCCGGCGATTCTCGATGCGCAATGGCGATTGATCGACCGCCGCGGCAAAGTACGCGACAACCGCATAATTCATCTGCAGGAACAGCATGCCGGCAGCACGGCGTCGCAGGTTCAGGCGCAGGGGATTTTGCTGCAGCGTCTGTCCGAGCAGTTGTCGGTGGCGCTTAAACCGTTGGCCAATCAACCACCGGTCGCGGAAGCACCGCGTAAAGCGGCACCAAAACCGGCCGCGCCGGCGGCGGAAGCCGAGAAACAGCCGAAGATTCCGATGGCTTCACCGATTCGGACGGATATGGAAGTGTTCCGCTTCTAA
- a CDS encoding NUDIX domain-containing protein translates to MTDFANAIPTAVDIVRREKCYEGFYKLDRVHLRHELFAGGMSREINREIFVRHDAVCVLPYDPQRDEVVLIEQFRVGAMGKADNPWLVELVAGLIDKDEEPEEVAHREAQEEAGLDIKALWPMTKYFPSPGGSNEFVHLYLGRCSTDGVGGLHGLEEEAEDIRVTVWAFEDALQAVRDGRIANAASIIALQWLALNRAEVRGLWS, encoded by the coding sequence ATGACTGATTTTGCCAACGCCATTCCGACCGCCGTGGATATCGTGCGGCGCGAAAAATGCTACGAGGGTTTTTACAAACTCGATCGCGTGCACCTGCGCCATGAGTTGTTCGCCGGCGGCATGAGCCGTGAGATCAACCGTGAAATCTTTGTGCGTCACGATGCCGTGTGCGTGCTGCCCTACGATCCGCAGCGCGACGAGGTGGTGTTGATCGAGCAGTTTCGCGTCGGCGCCATGGGCAAGGCCGACAATCCCTGGCTGGTCGAACTGGTCGCCGGTCTGATCGACAAGGACGAAGAGCCGGAAGAAGTTGCTCACCGCGAGGCGCAGGAGGAAGCTGGGCTGGACATCAAGGCCCTGTGGCCGATGACCAAGTATTTCCCTTCGCCGGGCGGCAGCAACGAGTTCGTGCATTTGTATCTGGGGCGTTGCAGCACTGATGGCGTCGGCGGCCTGCATGGGTTAGAGGAAGAGGCCGAAGATATCCGCGTCACGGTCTGGGCGTTCGAAGATGCCCTGCAAGCCGTACGCGACGGACGCATTGCCAACGCGGCGAGCATCATCGCTTTGCAGTGGCTGGCGCTAAACCGCGCCGAAGTGAGGGGGTTATGGTCGTAA
- the parE gene encoding DNA topoisomerase IV subunit B, whose protein sequence is MATPSASSYNADAIEVLSGLDPVRKRPGMYTDTSRPNHLAQEVIDNSVDEALAGHAKSVQVILHADHSLEVSDDGRGMPVDIHPEEGVSGVELILTKLHAGGKFSNKNYQFSGGLHGVGISVVNALSTEVRVRVKRDGNEYQMTFNDGFKASELEIVGTVGKRNTGTSVYFAPDPKYFDSPKFSISRLKHVLKAKAVLCPGLLVSFEDKGTGEKVEWHYEDGLRSYLVDAVSEFERLPNEPFCGAFAGNKEAVDWALLWLPEGGDAVQESYVNLIPTAQGGTHVNGLRQGLLDAMREFCEFRSLLPRGVKLAPEDVWERIAFVLSMKMQEPQFSGQTKERLSSREAAAFVSGVVKDAFSLWLNANPETGLALAELAINNAGRRLKASKKVERKRVTQGPALPGKLADCAGQDPMRSELFLVEGDSAGGSAKQARDKEFQAILPLRGKILNTWEVDGSEVLASQEVHNIAVAIGVDPGAADMSQLRYGKICILADADSDGLHIATLLCALFVQHFRPLVDAGHVYVAMPPLYRIDLGKEIYYALDEAERDGILDRLVAEKKRGKPQVTRFKGLGEMNPPQLRETTMDPNTRRLVQLTLGEDFAETSEMMDMLLAKKRAGDRKTWLESKGNLAEVLA, encoded by the coding sequence ATGGCCACTCCCAGCGCTAGCTCTTATAACGCCGACGCCATCGAAGTCCTCTCGGGCCTCGACCCGGTGCGCAAACGCCCCGGCATGTACACCGACACCAGTCGGCCGAACCACCTCGCCCAGGAAGTCATCGACAACAGTGTCGACGAAGCCCTGGCCGGCCACGCCAAATCGGTGCAGGTCATCCTGCACGCCGACCATTCGCTGGAAGTCAGCGACGACGGCCGTGGCATGCCGGTCGACATCCACCCGGAAGAGGGCGTGTCGGGCGTCGAGCTGATCCTCACCAAGCTCCATGCGGGCGGCAAGTTTTCCAACAAGAACTACCAGTTCTCCGGCGGTCTGCACGGGGTGGGTATTTCCGTGGTCAACGCCTTGTCGACCGAAGTCCGCGTGCGGGTAAAGCGCGACGGCAACGAATACCAGATGACCTTCAACGACGGCTTCAAGGCCTCTGAACTGGAAATCGTCGGTACTGTCGGCAAGCGCAACACCGGCACCAGCGTGTATTTTGCGCCGGATCCGAAGTATTTCGATTCACCAAAATTCTCCATCAGCCGTCTCAAGCACGTGCTCAAAGCCAAGGCTGTGCTGTGCCCGGGGCTGCTGGTCAGTTTCGAAGACAAAGGCACTGGCGAGAAGGTCGAGTGGCATTACGAAGACGGCCTGCGTTCCTATCTCGTCGACGCGGTCAGCGAATTCGAGCGTCTGCCGAACGAGCCGTTCTGCGGTGCTTTCGCCGGCAATAAAGAAGCGGTCGACTGGGCGCTGCTGTGGCTGCCGGAAGGTGGCGACGCGGTGCAGGAAAGCTACGTCAACCTGATCCCGACGGCGCAGGGCGGTACTCACGTCAACGGTCTGCGTCAGGGCTTGCTCGACGCCATGCGCGAGTTCTGCGAATTCCGCAGCCTGCTGCCGCGCGGTGTGAAGCTGGCGCCGGAAGACGTCTGGGAACGCATCGCCTTCGTCTTGTCGATGAAAATGCAGGAACCGCAATTCTCCGGCCAGACCAAGGAGCGTCTGTCATCTCGCGAAGCGGCGGCGTTCGTTTCCGGCGTGGTCAAGGACGCGTTCAGCCTGTGGCTCAACGCCAACCCGGAAACCGGTCTGGCGCTGGCGGAACTGGCGATCAACAATGCCGGCCGTCGTCTCAAGGCAAGCAAGAAAGTCGAGCGCAAGCGCGTCACCCAGGGGCCGGCTCTGCCGGGCAAACTGGCTGACTGCGCCGGGCAGGACCCGATGCGCTCCGAACTGTTTCTGGTCGAAGGTGATTCCGCCGGCGGTTCCGCCAAGCAAGCGCGGGACAAAGAGTTCCAGGCGATCCTGCCGTTGCGCGGCAAGATCCTCAATACCTGGGAAGTCGACGGCAGCGAAGTGCTCGCCAGCCAGGAAGTTCACAACATTGCCGTGGCTATCGGTGTCGATCCGGGCGCGGCAGACATGAGCCAGCTGCGCTACGGCAAGATCTGCATCCTCGCCGACGCCGACTCCGACGGTCTGCACATTGCCACGCTGCTCTGCGCCTTGTTCGTCCAGCATTTCCGTCCGCTGGTGGATGCCGGCCATGTGTACGTCGCGATGCCGCCGCTGTACCGCATCGACCTTGGCAAAGAGATCTACTACGCCCTCGACGAAGCCGAACGGGACGGGATTCTCGACCGTCTGGTGGCCGAGAAGAAACGCGGCAAACCACAGGTCACCCGATTCAAAGGTCTGGGTGAAATGAACCCGCCGCAGCTGCGTGAAACCACCATGGACCCGAACACCCGGCGTCTGGTGCAACTGACGCTGGGCGAGGACTTCGCCGAAACCTCGGAAATGATGGACATGCTGCTGGCGAAGAAACGCGCCGGTGACCGCAAGACCTGGCTCGAATCCAAAGGCAACCTCGCCGAGGTGCTGGCCTGA
- a CDS encoding TIGR02281 family clan AA aspartic protease: protein MSQQPPGKRAGRVLMILAWCAALFLATRFFGQWEQRQQNPNVVVSSEQGEGFIEVKLASNAQGHFVASGQINGEPVEFMLDTGATDVAIPADLAKRLKLEEGFGVTLSTANGLSQGYRTKIARLQLGDIVLRDVRALVAPGLHGDQVLLGMSALNKLEFTQRGGTMLLRQTTNR, encoded by the coding sequence GTGAGCCAGCAACCACCGGGCAAACGCGCCGGTCGGGTGCTGATGATTCTTGCCTGGTGCGCAGCGCTGTTCCTGGCCACACGGTTTTTCGGCCAGTGGGAACAACGCCAGCAGAATCCGAACGTCGTCGTGAGTTCGGAGCAGGGTGAAGGCTTTATTGAAGTGAAGCTGGCAAGCAATGCCCAAGGGCATTTTGTCGCCAGCGGCCAGATCAACGGTGAGCCGGTGGAGTTCATGCTCGACACCGGCGCGACCGATGTGGCGATTCCGGCGGATCTGGCCAAACGCTTGAAACTGGAAGAAGGTTTCGGTGTGACCCTGAGCACGGCCAATGGCCTGAGCCAGGGCTATCGGACAAAAATTGCCCGCCTGCAACTGGGCGACATCGTGCTGCGGGATGTTCGCGCACTGGTGGCGCCGGGGCTGCATGGCGATCAGGTGCTGCTCGGTATGAGCGCCCTGAACAAACTTGAATTTACTCAGCGCGGTGGCACCATGCTGCTGCGCCAGACAACGAACCGATGA
- the cpdA gene encoding 3',5'-cyclic-AMP phosphodiesterase has protein sequence MPSVSTLTPADPALLVQLSDSHLFAEADGTLLGMNTRESLQKVIELVLAQQPQIDLVLATGDISQDGTLESYQQFREMSGQIDAPARWIPGNHDEPQIMSVAAVQSALLESVVDVGNWRVTLLDSAVPGSVPGYLQDDQLQLLARSLSEAPERHHLVCFHHHPVPIGCPWMEPIGLRNPEAFFEVLDRFPQARAVLWGHVHQEIDRERNGVRLMASPSTCIQFEPGSEDFKVGEQAPGYRWLRLLPDGRLETGVERVTDFEFIVDYGSNGY, from the coding sequence TTGCCGAGCGTATCCACGTTGACCCCCGCCGACCCGGCGCTGCTGGTGCAGTTGTCCGACAGCCATCTGTTCGCTGAAGCGGACGGCACGTTGCTGGGTATGAATACTCGCGAGAGCTTGCAGAAGGTCATCGAGTTGGTGCTGGCGCAGCAGCCGCAGATTGATCTGGTGCTGGCCACCGGCGATATCTCGCAGGACGGCACCCTCGAGTCGTATCAGCAGTTTCGTGAAATGAGCGGGCAGATCGATGCGCCAGCGCGCTGGATTCCCGGCAATCACGATGAACCGCAGATCATGTCGGTGGCGGCGGTGCAGAGTGCGTTGCTGGAATCGGTGGTCGATGTCGGCAACTGGCGCGTGACCTTGCTCGACTCGGCGGTGCCGGGCTCGGTGCCGGGGTATCTTCAAGACGATCAATTGCAACTGCTGGCCCGCTCGTTGAGCGAAGCGCCGGAGCGTCATCATCTGGTGTGCTTCCACCATCATCCGGTGCCGATTGGTTGCCCGTGGATGGAGCCGATCGGTTTGCGTAATCCCGAAGCCTTTTTCGAAGTGCTGGACCGTTTTCCACAGGCCCGTGCAGTGTTGTGGGGGCATGTGCATCAGGAAATTGATCGTGAGCGCAATGGCGTGCGGCTGATGGCCTCACCTTCGACCTGTATTCAGTTCGAGCCGGGCAGTGAAGACTTCAAGGTCGGCGAGCAGGCGCCGGGGTATCGCTGGTTGCGGTTGTTGCCGGATGGGCGGCTCGAAACCGGCGTCGAGCGCGTCACCGATTTCGAATTCATCGTCGATTACGGCTCCAACGGCTACTGA
- the parC gene encoding DNA topoisomerase IV subunit A: MSNPLDLSLDGVERRSLADFTESAYLNYSMYVIMDRALPHIGDGLKPVQRRIVYAMSELGLDADSKHKKSARTVGDVLGKFHPHGDSACYEAMVLMAQPFSYRYTLVDGQGNWGAPDDPKSFAAMRYTEARLSRYSEVLLSELGQGTADWGPNFDGTLQEPLVLPARLPNILLNGTTGIAVGMATDVPPHNLREVATACVRLLDEPKATVEQLCEHIQGPDYPTEAEIITPRADLLKMYETGKGSVRMRAVYHVEDGDIIVTALPHQVSGAKVLEQIAALMQAKPSKAPQIADLRDESDHENPCRIVIIPVNSRVDHEALMQHLFASTELESTYRVNVNIIGLDGKPQLKNLRALLVEWLEFRVLTVRRRLQFRLDKVERRLHLLDGLLIAYLNLDEVIHIIRTEEHPKAKLIERFALSEIQADYILDTRLRQLARLEEMKLRDEQDELLKEQAKLQALLGSETKLKKLVRTELIKDAETYGDDRRSPIVERAEAKALTEHDLLPNEKVTVVLSEKGWIRSAKGHDIDATGLSYKAGDGFKTSAAGRSNQFAVFIDSTGRSYSVAAHTLPSARGQGEPLTGRLTPPPGASFECVLMPEDDALYVIASDAGYGFVVKGEDLQAKNKAGKALLSLPNNAKVIAPRPVADREQNWLASVTTEGRLLIFKISDLPQLGKGKGNKIIGISGERVASREEYVTDIAVLPEGATLVLQAGKRTLSLKADDLEHYKGERGRRGNKLPRGFQRVDALLVENLN; the protein is encoded by the coding sequence ATGAGCAACCCCCTTGATCTCAGCCTGGACGGTGTAGAACGCCGATCGTTGGCCGACTTCACCGAAAGTGCCTACCTCAACTACTCCATGTACGTGATCATGGACCGTGCTCTGCCGCATATCGGCGACGGCCTGAAACCGGTACAGCGGCGTATCGTCTACGCCATGAGCGAGCTGGGGCTGGACGCGGATTCCAAGCACAAGAAATCGGCGCGTACCGTCGGTGACGTGCTTGGTAAGTTCCACCCGCACGGCGATTCGGCGTGCTACGAAGCGATGGTGCTGATGGCCCAGCCGTTCAGCTATCGCTACACGCTGGTCGATGGCCAGGGTAACTGGGGTGCGCCGGATGATCCCAAGTCCTTCGCGGCCATGCGTTACACCGAAGCACGCCTGTCGCGTTATTCCGAAGTGCTGCTCAGCGAACTGGGCCAGGGCACTGCCGACTGGGGCCCGAACTTCGATGGCACCCTGCAGGAGCCGCTGGTGTTGCCGGCGCGTCTGCCGAACATCCTGCTCAACGGCACCACCGGTATCGCCGTGGGCATGGCCACCGACGTACCGCCGCACAACCTGCGCGAAGTCGCGACTGCGTGCGTGCGCCTGCTCGATGAGCCGAAAGCCACGGTCGAGCAGCTCTGTGAACACATTCAGGGCCCGGACTATCCGACCGAAGCGGAAATCATCACGCCGCGCGCCGACCTGCTGAAAATGTATGAAACCGGCAAGGGCTCGGTGCGCATGCGCGCCGTGTACCACGTCGAGGACGGCGACATCATCGTCACCGCGCTGCCGCACCAGGTTTCCGGTGCCAAAGTGCTGGAGCAGATCGCCGCACTGATGCAGGCCAAACCGTCGAAAGCCCCGCAGATCGCCGACCTGCGTGACGAATCCGACCATGAGAACCCATGCCGCATCGTGATCATCCCGGTCAACAGCCGCGTTGATCACGAAGCGCTGATGCAACACCTGTTCGCCAGTACCGAGCTGGAGTCGACCTACCGGGTCAACGTCAACATCATCGGTCTGGACGGCAAGCCACAGCTGAAGAACCTGCGCGCCTTGCTGGTCGAGTGGCTGGAGTTCCGCGTGCTGACCGTGCGTCGCCGCCTGCAATTCCGCCTCGACAAGGTCGAGCGTCGCCTGCACCTGTTGGACGGTTTGTTGATCGCCTACCTCAACCTGGATGAAGTGATTCACATCATCCGCACCGAGGAACACCCGAAAGCCAAGCTGATCGAGCGTTTCGCCCTCAGCGAGATCCAGGCCGACTACATTCTCGACACCCGTTTGCGTCAATTGGCGCGACTGGAAGAAATGAAGCTGCGCGACGAGCAGGACGAACTGCTCAAGGAACAAGCCAAGCTGCAAGCCCTGCTCGGCAGCGAAACCAAGTTGAAGAAACTGGTGCGCACCGAGCTGATCAAGGACGCCGAAACCTATGGCGACGACCGTCGCTCGCCAATCGTCGAGCGCGCCGAAGCCAAAGCGTTGACCGAGCACGATCTGCTGCCTAACGAGAAAGTGACAGTCGTGCTGTCGGAAAAAGGCTGGATCCGTTCGGCCAAGGGCCACGACATCGACGCCACGGGCCTGTCGTACAAGGCCGGCGACGGCTTCAAGACCTCGGCGGCGGGGCGCTCCAACCAGTTTGCGGTGTTTATCGATTCCACTGGTCGCAGCTATTCGGTCGCCGCGCACACCTTGCCTTCGGCGCGTGGCCAGGGCGAGCCGTTGACCGGCCGTCTGACGCCGCCACCGGGCGCCTCGTTTGAATGCGTGCTGATGCCGGAAGATGACGCGCTGTATGTGATCGCATCTGACGCCGGTTACGGTTTCGTGGTGAAAGGTGAAGACCTGCAAGCCAAGAACAAGGCCGGTAAAGCCCTGTTGAGCCTGCCAAACAACGCCAAAGTGATCGCGCCACGTCCGGTGGCCGATCGTGAGCAGAACTGGCTGGCCTCGGTCACGACCGAAGGTCGCCTGCTGATCTTCAAAATCAGCGATCTGCCACAATTAGGTAAGGGCAAAGGCAACAAGATCATCGGTATTTCCGGTGAACGTGTGGCCAGTCGCGAAGAATATGTCACGGACATCGCCGTCCTTCCGGAAGGCGCCACATTGGTGCTGCAGGCCGGAAAACGGACTCTGTCGCTGAAAGCTGACGACCTCGAACACTACAAAGGTGAGCGTGGGCGTCGTGGTAATAAGCTGCCAAGGGGCTTCCAGCGAGTGGATGCGCTGCTCGTCGAAAACCTCAATTAG
- a CDS encoding esterase-like activity of phytase family protein: MRFGWALAGVLLLSSMTVLAEPAPELRVLSEHPVDGMRGGNLSGLALCGTELWTVSDRDDDQIYRLNTADQVWQAEAVHIEVPKVPDSGLPWGLSSRTWAASFIRGGDLDFEGISCDSVGNRYIVSEGHAAVLQVPILGPANWLRISPMMVREARASGMLLHFNAIFEGLAINPAGDQMWLAAERQSRGLLLIKRQQTVWDCDGRCVLLSEGGKEMQPSQFPRAKAVNRDFSDIALFNGKLFTLERNAFQICRRDAQTAKVERCWSYAAELLQANRRYAQNYGLEEALIIDAQGAWIGVDNNFGPRADGEARPIVWRFAAPDGGWSAKP; this comes from the coding sequence ATGCGGTTTGGCTGGGCCTTGGCGGGTGTGTTACTGCTGAGTTCGATGACCGTATTGGCAGAGCCTGCGCCGGAGCTGCGGGTGCTGTCAGAGCATCCGGTCGACGGCATGCGCGGCGGCAACCTCTCGGGGCTGGCCTTGTGCGGCACCGAACTGTGGACGGTGTCGGATCGCGATGACGATCAGATCTACCGGCTCAACACTGCTGATCAGGTCTGGCAGGCCGAGGCCGTGCATATCGAAGTCCCGAAAGTGCCCGACAGCGGCTTGCCGTGGGGCCTGAGTTCGCGCACTTGGGCCGCCTCTTTTATTCGTGGTGGCGATCTCGATTTCGAAGGGATCAGCTGCGACAGCGTCGGCAATCGCTACATCGTCAGCGAAGGTCATGCGGCGGTACTGCAGGTGCCCATCCTCGGCCCGGCCAACTGGCTGAGGATCTCGCCGATGATGGTTCGCGAAGCGCGGGCCAGCGGCATGCTTCTGCATTTCAATGCGATATTCGAAGGCCTGGCGATCAACCCCGCGGGCGATCAGATGTGGCTGGCCGCCGAACGGCAAAGCCGTGGCTTGCTGCTGATCAAGCGCCAGCAGACAGTATGGGATTGCGACGGTCGCTGCGTGCTGCTCAGTGAGGGCGGCAAGGAGATGCAGCCATCGCAGTTCCCCAGGGCCAAAGCAGTCAATCGGGATTTTTCCGACATTGCGTTGTTCAACGGCAAACTGTTTACCCTGGAACGTAACGCTTTCCAGATTTGTCGCCGTGATGCGCAGACAGCCAAGGTCGAGCGTTGCTGGTCGTATGCCGCCGAACTGTTGCAGGCAAACCGCCGTTACGCGCAGAACTACGGGCTGGAAGAGGCGCTGATCATTGATGCTCAAGGTGCATGGATCGGCGTCGACAATAATTTCGGTCCGCGTGCCGACGGTGAGGCCCGACCGATCGTCTGGCGCTTCGCTGCCCCTGACGGTGGCTGGAGCGCCAAGCCGTGA